A single Curtobacterium sp. MCSS17_015 DNA region contains:
- a CDS encoding helix-turn-helix domain-containing protein, with the protein MKTAPAGTGRHLKALREQSGVSQPLVAAMAGTSTAYLAKVEDGLFDPTRSYVGKVTEAVCRLMKDPPRPCAVLGCDNTRHIDGMDGRTGTPGLHHADEKRGNGWIVSVERVDDQDDEWSVYAEVSDDMALAAADFLAFTAAYQEASAYAAVLNRKPTTVTT; encoded by the coding sequence ATGAAGACCGCACCCGCCGGCACCGGCCGCCACCTCAAGGCCCTCCGCGAGCAGAGCGGCGTCTCCCAGCCCCTCGTCGCCGCCATGGCCGGCACGTCGACCGCATACCTGGCGAAGGTCGAGGACGGCCTGTTCGACCCGACCCGGAGCTACGTCGGCAAGGTCACCGAGGCGGTCTGCCGGCTGATGAAGGACCCGCCGCGTCCCTGCGCTGTCCTCGGCTGCGACAACACCCGACACATCGACGGCATGGACGGCCGTACCGGCACTCCTGGCCTTCACCACGCCGACGAGAAGCGCGGCAACGGCTGGATCGTCTCAGTCGAGCGCGTCGACGACCAGGACGACGAATGGTCGGTGTACGCGGAAGTGTCGGACGACATGGCGCTCGCCGCCGCGGACTTCCTCGCTTTCACCGCCGCGTACCAGGAGGCGAGCGCGTACGCAGCGGTCCTCAACCGGAAGCCCACGACGGTGACGACGTGA
- a CDS encoding AAA family ATPase has product MGRASFDRVIDAFTNQGLRVYQKGNDSAEAQAPGHSGRDRSVSIQSIEGSTLVYSFSDPITDVLAALNLTMQDLFDEPRKGMDYRYQGGRVVHRSPDKRFFQSGNKEDRSLYRIERVNGDVSVVYVAEGEKDVLALEKLGLVAVCNPGGAGKFGLYDLEPLHGKTVRVVRDMDEPGLRHALQVRDLLAGKAASVELLQPHVGKDPAEHIAAGFGWGDFEPMVLPEEQAAPAPVDENFERLVAQKIEMLEVNDEVQRRRASVGAAILEPKYLADILNIADTQDWLIPGLLERRDRLILTGGEGSGKSYFSRQLAIAAAAGVHPFHNQQTAPIRVLAIDAENSEVQWARNARYVTNMARQYGTDDPGKQVLVSAGTRLDLTRQADLDQVHKLMDSHKPDLVYIGPLYKLLAKAINSDDDAAPLIVALDGLRERGVALVMEAHAGHGKSLGGERDLRPRGSSALLGWPEFGLGLRPIEDDDSMVAVVRWRGDRDERHWPKHLRRGSPGEMPWMPA; this is encoded by the coding sequence ATGGGCAGGGCTAGCTTCGACCGCGTCATCGACGCGTTCACGAACCAAGGGCTGCGCGTCTACCAGAAGGGAAACGACTCCGCCGAAGCGCAAGCGCCCGGCCACTCCGGACGGGACCGGTCGGTGTCGATCCAGTCGATCGAGGGCAGCACCCTCGTCTACTCCTTCTCCGACCCCATCACCGACGTACTCGCCGCCCTGAACCTGACCATGCAGGACTTGTTCGACGAGCCCCGCAAGGGCATGGACTACAGGTACCAGGGCGGGCGGGTGGTGCACCGGTCGCCCGACAAGCGGTTCTTCCAGTCGGGGAACAAGGAAGACCGGTCCCTGTACCGCATCGAACGGGTCAACGGCGACGTCTCCGTGGTCTACGTCGCCGAGGGTGAGAAGGACGTCCTCGCGCTCGAGAAGCTCGGACTCGTCGCCGTCTGCAACCCAGGCGGAGCCGGCAAGTTCGGGCTCTACGACCTGGAACCGTTGCACGGCAAAACGGTCCGTGTCGTGCGCGACATGGACGAGCCGGGGCTGCGGCACGCGCTGCAAGTCCGTGACCTGCTCGCAGGCAAAGCGGCCTCAGTTGAACTGCTGCAGCCCCACGTCGGCAAGGACCCCGCTGAACACATCGCTGCAGGCTTCGGCTGGGGCGACTTCGAGCCGATGGTCCTTCCCGAAGAGCAAGCGGCACCGGCACCGGTCGACGAGAACTTCGAACGCCTCGTCGCGCAGAAGATCGAGATGCTCGAGGTCAACGACGAAGTTCAGCGCCGCCGTGCATCTGTCGGCGCTGCGATCCTCGAACCGAAGTACCTCGCCGACATCCTCAACATCGCGGACACGCAGGACTGGCTCATCCCCGGCCTCCTCGAACGACGCGACCGGCTCATCCTCACCGGCGGTGAGGGGTCCGGGAAGTCGTACTTCAGCCGTCAGCTCGCCATCGCCGCGGCCGCCGGCGTGCACCCGTTCCATAACCAGCAAACCGCGCCCATCCGCGTCCTCGCCATCGACGCGGAGAACAGCGAGGTCCAGTGGGCACGCAACGCCCGCTACGTCACGAACATGGCGCGCCAGTACGGCACCGACGACCCCGGCAAGCAGGTCCTCGTGTCCGCCGGCACGCGTCTCGACCTCACCCGGCAAGCGGACCTCGACCAGGTCCACAAGCTCATGGACAGCCACAAACCCGACCTGGTGTACATCGGGCCGCTCTACAAGCTGCTGGCGAAAGCCATCAACTCCGACGACGACGCAGCCCCGCTCATCGTCGCCCTCGACGGGCTCCGGGAACGCGGCGTCGCGCTCGTCATGGAAGCGCACGCCGGCCACGGCAAGTCCCTCGGCGGCGAGCGCGACCTCCGCCCCCGCGGGTCATCTGCACTCCTCGGCTGGCCCGAGTTCGGACTCGGCCTCCGCCCGATCGAAGACGACGACTCCATGGTCGCCGTCGTCCGTTGGCGCGGCGACCGCGACGAACGGCACTGGCCGAAACACCTCCGCCGAGGGAGCCCGGGCGAAATGCCCTGGATGCCCGCCTGA
- a CDS encoding HNH endonuclease, whose translation MSTPRNGHGHRAYRRAQAALKRRTAAENLHCWWCGEQIDITLPAGHRDAFTADHPDALANGGRLAGQELQPMHRHCNASKGDSAAVDIWPAS comes from the coding sequence ATGAGCACGCCGCGCAACGGTCACGGGCACCGTGCCTACCGCCGTGCGCAGGCCGCACTGAAGCGACGCACCGCAGCCGAGAACCTGCACTGCTGGTGGTGCGGCGAACAGATTGACATCACACTCCCCGCCGGACACCGTGACGCCTTCACCGCTGACCACCCCGACGCTCTCGCCAACGGCGGCCGCCTCGCCGGCCAGGAGCTCCAGCCGATGCATCGCCACTGCAACGCGAGCAAGGGCGACAGCGCGGCCGTCGACATCTGGCCCGCGTCCTGA